In Eriocheir sinensis breed Jianghai 21 chromosome 12, ASM2467909v1, whole genome shotgun sequence, the following proteins share a genomic window:
- the LOC126997640 gene encoding perlucin-like protein has translation MRGIAALAVASVAVGLASGQTRACQSGFVEVGGECLAFLASYGTWDTQLQSCTMVGGSLAKVTGDLHNAVYQHIIGSELTDKCFWIGGSDRLTEGQWKWESDQTDIPLGGPHWDPCEPEPEGGNSENYLAICPSMYYYKDYPGSSLHYAICQIF, from the exons ATGAGGGGGATAGCTGCTCTTGCCGTGGCCTCAG TCGCGGTGGGCCTCGCCTCAGGGCAGACCAGAG cttgtCAGAGCGGTTTTGTTGAAGTAGGAGGAGAGTGCCTCGCTTTCCTCGCCAGCTATGGCACTTGGGATACCCAGCTCCAATCCTGCACCATGGTCGGCGGAAGCCTCGCCAAGGTGACTGGCGACCTGCACAACGCCGTCTATCAGCACATTATTGGTTCAG aATTGACGGACAAATGCTTCTGGATTGGAGGGTCTGATCGTCTCACTGAAGGACA gtGGAAGTGGGAGAGTGACCAGACGGATATACCCCTCGGTGGACCTCACTGGGACCCCTGTGAGCCGGAGCCGGAAGGGGGAAACTCGGAGAACTACCTTGCCATTTGTCCGTCTATGTACTACTACAAGGACTATCCCGGAAGCTCCCTGCACTACGCCATCTGTCAGATCTTTTAG